The DNA segment TGGCTTTCGTCAAACTTTTCGTCGTCGAACGCAATTGAAAAGGTATCGAGCTGGCTGATCCCTAATTTCCGCACCAACGCCGTAATCGTGGAAGAATCCAGCCCTCCGCTTAAATAAGCTCCGACAGCCACGTCGGCCCGCAGTCTTACGCGAACCGCATCGCGCAGCAGTTCGTGAAACTCTTCGACGTAATCCGCAACGGAGCGACGGCGGGCAGCCAGACGCACTGCGGTATCCTGGTCATATTCCGGCCGCCAAAAGGCCTGTTTTACAATTCGTCCATCCTGAACTTTAAGATAACAGCCTGGGGCTAGTTCAAAGATGTCGCGGAAACAAGTTCGCGGCGATAACGGACTCCAATAGGTGAAAATTTGATCCACGGACACCGGATCCATCTGCGCGTCAATTTGGGGATCAGCCAGGATGGCCTTGATTTCCGAGGCAAAAAGCAGGCGCTCCGGGGTGCAAGTATAAAACAGTGGCCGAATCCCGACGCGGTCGCGCGCCAGGAACAAGGAGCGATCGCGTTGATTCCAGATGGCGACGGCAAATTGACCGTTCAATTTGCGTAAACAGTCCGCCCCATATTCCTCGTAAAGGTGCAAAACGACTTCGGTATCACAATGCGTCGTAAAGCGATGGCCGTTGCGTTCAAGATCAGTGCGCAGTTCGAGGTGATTGAAAATCTCGCCGTTGAACACGATCCACAGATTTCCGTCCTCGTTGCCGATGGGCTGTTGACCACCCGCAAGATCCACAATGCTCAGGCGGGCATTGCCCAGGGCAACCTGGTCTCCCAGGAAAATGCCGAATTGGTCCGGCCCGCGGTGGCGCATCATGCCGAGCATCCGCCGCAAAGCCCGCTCACTCGGCGCCGCGCCTGCAGCTAAATTCAAAATTCCCGCAATGGCACACATCGAAGCCTCGGCGTCAACTCACGACTGCTTTCTACGAATATAGTCGGAAAGCTTTTGAACCGAATCAAAGTTGTCTGGCAAGATGTCTTCAGGCGGCACATTAATTTTAAAAGTGTTCCCTACAAAAGTGACCAGCTCCATCACTCCTATGGAATCAATGATTCCCGCTTCGAGCAGTGAGGTGTCATCGGCGTGAGTAAACCCCTCCCCGCTAAACAACATGTTTTCAGTGATAAACTTTTTGATCTGCGCTTTGAGATCTATTTCATCAGTGGCCATATTTTTCTATTGTTCGTTTCCGCTAAAATTCAAGGAACTCCAAAGCTTGCAATCGTAATGAGTCATTGCCAATTCAGGTTAGCTTGGGCCAGCCCTGTTTTTCCTCTGTATCAATCAGCTCGATATTCAAATTATTCCGGGCTAGAAAGAAGGCGATCTCCT comes from the Verrucomicrobiia bacterium genome and includes:
- a CDS encoding acyl carrier protein; its protein translation is MATDEIDLKAQIKKFITENMLFSGEGFTHADDTSLLEAGIIDSIGVMELVTFVGNTFKINVPPEDILPDNFDSVQKLSDYIRRKQS